Below is a window of Pseudomonadota bacterium DNA.
GAAATATAATCACGAACTATCACTTTTGATTGACAACCAACAGCTTGCCAGGCAACTGACCAAATATATGGAAGGATTTGAGAGGTGAGAGGCGAGATGACTCTTCGACAATTCGACAAGCTCACGTTCACCCTTCGCCGGGCTCAGGGTGAACGGAATTACGGTTATACCGATCATCCTGTGCACCGATCATCCTGAGCCTGTCGAAGGATAGTTCAACTTTTTCTCCTGATGATCCTCACCTTACGTTTTGCTCCGCCGCCAGCCGGGGCAACACCTTTGCTTACCCGCCGGACCCGAACTTTTCTCTTGTTCCCGGGAAGACCACTTCCCCCTCCCGAGACACCTTCTCCTGCAGCCGAGGTCGAATACCCGCAACCCGCCCTGGGGCACCTGAGAATGATGCCACCTCCAGCAACCTTCTTTTCGACTAGAAACGGTGAGCCGCAGGAGGCACATGATTGCCGGTGCGGTCTGGACCAGGCCATGAATTCACAGTCCGCCTCGGGGCAGACATAAAATGGTTTTCCGGTGGGGGTGATCTTGCTGACAATCTTTCCGGTGGCGCATAGCGGGCAATCAAGATCGGCCCCGACACTTTTTTCAAAACTTTCAGAATGGCGGCAGGAAGGAAAGCCGGAGCAGCTCCAGAACCGGCCGAATCGGTCTTCCTTCAATATCATTGAGCTGGAACACACCGGACACACCCTTGACTCCTGTTCGGTGGCGTCCTCAACGGACCTTCCTCGTGGCTGCTCCGCCAGGGACGGTTGCTTGCTTCCCTGTTCTTCATCCGCGAACAACTCTTTTACTTCATCGGGCCATTCGGTTTCAGAATCATCCGGAGTAAAATCCCGGTCTTCGTCCAATAATTGCTCCGCAGCAATCCCCAAGTCAGGTGCGTCAACACTGTCAATCTCATCCTGTTCAGACCGGGATGCTGCAACCGGCCTTTCGGTCCACTCACTGTGATCGGCGACACTCTCTCCGCCCGGAAGATTTTCATCCTCAAACCTTTCTTCCGGGACTTCATTCTCAAAATCCACCGGAAGCGCTTCTCCGGAAATCTCCGGAACAGCCATTTCATTGGTGGTTTCCGCCGCCACCTGACCGGGAGTCGATTTTATGACCTTTGACGAACTCCCCCGGGATTTGAGCTGATCCACAACCCTTACTTTAACGATCACCTTTCCCTGCATGAAAAGGGTCTGATCAAACTGCTGCAGCGCAAAATCAAGGGGCTTTCTGCCGCTCAGAACTTCACCAATGGTCTGCTCTATGTACGCGGAAAGATTGAGACCGATCATTGACGGAAAGGCCCTGGCAATGACCGAGTTCAGGGTGACTAGATTTTCCCGGCAATGGATTGCACCATCTCCATCGAAGTCAATATAGTCACCGGTAATAAGTCCTTCCAGAATAGCGGCAGAACTTTCTGCAGTAATTGAAAAATCGGCCAGCTCCGCGTAAAGACTTTCAAGGGTGTAATATTCCGGCGGAAATCCGGGGGACTTTTCAGGGACAATTCTGCTCACTGCAACAGACTGTTCTTCCTCAAGAGCCAGGAGCGGATGATCGGCCACAACCGACCGCTCACTGATCCCCCGGTAACAGGACATAAATCCTTCATTCACAGCAACCCTGCACTCGGCACCGATATAACACTCACCTTCTGCCCTGAACGTCACGGAGATTTTTTTCACCTTCGCCGGAATCATCTGGCTGGCAAGCCCCCTCCTTCTGAGAATCCCGTAAATCAGCAAGGTGTCATTTTCAATAATCCCCTCCAACTCTTTTTCCGTTACCTCCGGTCTCAAAGGGTACAGGCAATTCTCATCCTGGGCCGCTTTCCGACCCTCCTCCAGCAGTTCACGACCGAATTCTTCGCTGATCCGGCCTCTGATTCTTGCGACAAATCTCTCCCGGGTGCTTTCCGGCAATGGACCGGCAACTGACACCAGGCCGATCCATCTGCCGGATATCTCAACCCCATGCTGCAGTACTCTCAGAGATTCAATCACCCGGGTCGGCTGAATATGGTGAACAACATACGCCTCTTCAATTAATGCCGTCAAACTGCATGGTCCCGGAGGACTGATCTCCATCTCTTCTTCAATAATTTCATCGGCAACTATCGGACCGTCTTTAAAGCTCTCGACCGCCTTTTTTACTTTCTCGGGCTCAAGAAAATAGCCGTCACCACTCTCCCCGGGCGCCTGGCACAGACGCCCCCTGAATTCGTTGCCGGATCCGGTTAAATCCAGATGAACTTCCCATTTCAGGGCCGGAGCGAAGGTCTTGATCTCCATCTCCCGGTCGGCAAGAAAAAAGACGGTGGTCAGACTCGCCAGATTGAGCGACAGTCCGCCCGGTCCGAAACCCGTGCCAATAAGCCTCTGCAGATGTTTCCGGAAGCACCCGTCAAAAAGGCCCCGGACAAAATACCCCGAAGCCATTTTCTCCTGAAAGGGCTCGGAAGAATGGATTGATTCTGCAACTTCTTCCGGAGTCAACCCGACAACCCGAATATGCCTGGGCACGCACCCTCCACTCGATCCGGCAACAATGTACCCATTCAACATCCAGGCCAGATATTCCCCTTCCAGGGAGTTGTCGAAAGCGATCCAGATCTCGCGGTCAAAAGCTGATTCAAGGGCGGAAAGAAAATCCTTCCCGGCGGGGAGTGGATTAAAATCAAAGGCCGGGGGTTCCTTTTTCAGTTTGTCTTTCTTTTCCCTGCATGAAGCAGAGAGCGGGACGGCGGATAATTGCAGGAGGTCGACCTCCCCCCCCATGCACGCCTGCAAAGCCCTGCCCTTTTCCGCTGAATCAACCACGACGAACGGTCTGCCCATGAAATTCTCCCAGAACTCATTCCACAACACACATTCCCAAAATCCTCTGTCGATAGACCTTGACAATTATCATACCTGAGTCTTTTCCCATGAAACCAGTAAAAACTTGGCCGGTCACCATCCGGCAACCCTCAAGTTTATAGCGGTTCGTCACGAAAGGTATTTTTAGGAGAACTGACCTTATCGAATGCTGTACAATAATCCATGCCCAACCTGGTCACAGTGGAGGGGATCAATGAAACCCTCACCCGCATCAACTATAAACCGGACACCCTGAAATTCCGGCTGCTTGAACTGGTCCGCTCATATTTCACCGATCAGGATTCGCTGAACACCCTCACCTCTATCCCCCCCGATGAGATCATCGGCCGACTCTGGCAGACCAGCAACCCTGCTGAAATGAAGGCCAGGCGGAAAAACCTGAGCGGCCTGAAGTCCTCAATCAACAAGGATCTGAAAAAACTTTCCGACTCAGGAGGGAACCCGGAAGGAATCGTCCTGAACCGGGACAATGTCTTTGCCGTTTCCGAGGAAAAGAAAAACCACCTGCTTCAGGAACTCGGAGTCACTCCCGGTTCTCTCAGCCCGATCCGGGATCTCTTCGCCTCGCTTAGAGAAATGGTTGCCGGAATGTCCGGCAATTCGGAGAGTGCTGATTTCCAGCAACTGCTTGCTGAGCTTGAAGAAACAAAAAAAACAATCCGCATGCTCGGCAAACTGCCGGATGATCAGGAACCGGGAGAAAATGCCGGTTCCTCTGAAAATGGGCCAGGGGCCGGGGCCAACGCCGCAGATGTAGCAGAAAGTGACACCCTGCCAAGTGGGGCAATAAACAATGGAGATGCAACCGGGACTCTAGCGGGAAATGGCGACGCGCTCCTTGACCTCATTGATGAAGAAGTAATTGAAGAGATTACCGATGATGAATTCGGCGAGATCGTCGACTACGAGATCCTAGAGGAGGAAGAAGAGCCGCTAGAGCGGAGCGGGTTTGAAGATCATCCGGAAATCCGGGAGAGCAGAGACCTGGAAGCGGGCTCCTTCGATTCTCCTGAGGATTCCGGGAAGGGCATCATTGAAGAAGACCCGGTTTCAAGCGCTTCAACGGCAATCGGGGAGGCCGGGGTTGAAGAAGAAATTGAAATTCTCATCGAGGACGATGTCGAGTTTGTTGATGATGCCCCGGTGGAAGAAATAATTGCCGAGTCCTCCACCGATTCCATTGTTGGTGAAGAAGTTCCTGCCGACATTGATCAGGAAGCAACTGATTCCGTACCGGAAGAGAAACCTGTCGACCATGATATCGTTACCGCTGAAGATGAGTTTGATGAAGACGAACTGCCCGAAGAGAAAGGTTCCGCCTCTGCTGCGGATTTTGACGATCATGGCCACGAGACAACCCTTCAACCGGGTGGGCGATTTGATCGGGGTATTCCACCCGGCGGCGGAACAGATGGAGATGCTGTCGGAGCAACAGACGCAGACCGTCCGGATGTTGGATATTCTGGATCCGCGACAGGAGCCACAACTCCTGGAGGTGTCTCCAGCAACGGTGATTCTGCGAAAGCCGGCGAGGAAGGCGCTGGCGACGAGATTGAGATTCTCACCGAGGATGATGTGGAGTTTGTCGACGACGAACCTGACCAGGATTTTGTCGATGAAATCATTGCGGAAGATATTGATGTCGTTACCCCCACAACTGAGAATCCTGGTGATTCTGGCCTGCTGAACAATACCCCTGAGGCAGTCGGATCTTCAGATACCGGCAGCGAAAACGCCGGCGATGAGATTGAGGTTCTCACTGAAGACGATGTTGAGTTTATCGACGACGAATCTGCTGATGAATTTATCGATGAAATCATTGAGAATGATATCGCCGACACCGTCATTGAGAAAGATGTCTTTGCGGACATAGCCGCTGAGACCATCGAAGATGAAACCCTTACCGAGGATGATGTTGAATTTGTCGATGAGGAATCCGAAGAGGCAGTAATTGACGCAGACTTCACAGACACTGTCATTGAGGAAGAGCTTGCCGGGGATGACACCGAAATAATCGAAGCCGAAGGTTCAGACAATGAACTGGTCCAGGACGAACTCCCTCAACTTGAAGATCTTGAAAATATCGAACCTGTTGAATACGTAACGGAAATCCTGGACGAGGATGAGATTGAGCTGGTCGCTTACGAAGACGATACTGCAAGCGACCACAAACCCACACCGAAACGAAGGCTTCTCGAAGTGCTATCCGATTATCTGGAACCGGAACAGGCTCTTCAGGAAACCGACATCCTTTCGGAGGAACAGGAAGAGTATATCTCGCAGATTCTCAGGCGTTTCACACCCGCCTTTGTCAGAGTCCAGAAAGGGAATTATCAGGTCGGCACACCTCTCGCCACGCCATCGGAACACCCGGCCAGGAATGTTCTCCTCGAATCGTTCCATATCGG
It encodes the following:
- a CDS encoding topoisomerase DNA-binding C4 zinc finger domain-containing protein, with translation MGRPFVVVDSAEKGRALQACMGGEVDLLQLSAVPLSASCREKKDKLKKEPPAFDFNPLPAGKDFLSALESAFDREIWIAFDNSLEGEYLAWMLNGYIVAGSSGGCVPRHIRVVGLTPEEVAESIHSSEPFQEKMASGYFVRGLFDGCFRKHLQRLIGTGFGPGGLSLNLASLTTVFFLADREMEIKTFAPALKWEVHLDLTGSGNEFRGRLCQAPGESGDGYFLEPEKVKKAVESFKDGPIVADEIIEEEMEISPPGPCSLTALIEEAYVVHHIQPTRVIESLRVLQHGVEISGRWIGLVSVAGPLPESTRERFVARIRGRISEEFGRELLEEGRKAAQDENCLYPLRPEVTEKELEGIIENDTLLIYGILRRRGLASQMIPAKVKKISVTFRAEGECYIGAECRVAVNEGFMSCYRGISERSVVADHPLLALEEEQSVAVSRIVPEKSPGFPPEYYTLESLYAELADFSITAESSAAILEGLITGDYIDFDGDGAIHCRENLVTLNSVIARAFPSMIGLNLSAYIEQTIGEVLSGRKPLDFALQQFDQTLFMQGKVIVKVRVVDQLKSRGSSSKVIKSTPGQVAAETTNEMAVPEISGEALPVDFENEVPEERFEDENLPGGESVADHSEWTERPVAASRSEQDEIDSVDAPDLGIAAEQLLDEDRDFTPDDSETEWPDEVKELFADEEQGSKQPSLAEQPRGRSVEDATEQESRVCPVCSSSMILKEDRFGRFWSCSGFPSCRHSESFEKSVGADLDCPLCATGKIVSKITPTGKPFYVCPEADCEFMAWSRPHRQSCASCGSPFLVEKKVAGGGIILRCPRAGCGYSTSAAGEGVSGGGSGLPGNKRKVRVRRVSKGVAPAGGGAKRKVRIIRRKS
- a CDS encoding SUMF1/EgtB/PvdO family nonheme iron enzyme; translation: MPNLVTVEGINETLTRINYKPDTLKFRLLELVRSYFTDQDSLNTLTSIPPDEIIGRLWQTSNPAEMKARRKNLSGLKSSINKDLKKLSDSGGNPEGIVLNRDNVFAVSEEKKNHLLQELGVTPGSLSPIRDLFASLREMVAGMSGNSESADFQQLLAELEETKKTIRMLGKLPDDQEPGENAGSSENGPGAGANAADVAESDTLPSGAINNGDATGTLAGNGDALLDLIDEEVIEEITDDEFGEIVDYEILEEEEEPLERSGFEDHPEIRESRDLEAGSFDSPEDSGKGIIEEDPVSSASTAIGEAGVEEEIEILIEDDVEFVDDAPVEEIIAESSTDSIVGEEVPADIDQEATDSVPEEKPVDHDIVTAEDEFDEDELPEEKGSASAADFDDHGHETTLQPGGRFDRGIPPGGGTDGDAVGATDADRPDVGYSGSATGATTPGGVSSNGDSAKAGEEGAGDEIEILTEDDVEFVDDEPDQDFVDEIIAEDIDVVTPTTENPGDSGLLNNTPEAVGSSDTGSENAGDEIEVLTEDDVEFIDDESADEFIDEIIENDIADTVIEKDVFADIAAETIEDETLTEDDVEFVDEESEEAVIDADFTDTVIEEELAGDDTEIIEAEGSDNELVQDELPQLEDLENIEPVEYVTEILDEDEIELVAYEDDTASDHKPTPKRRLLEVLSDYLEPEQALQETDILSEEQEEYISQILRRFTPAFVRVQKGNYQVGTPLATPSEHPARNVLLESFHIGQYPVTNDLFELFVRDTGYQTEAEKQGFGLVYEGQFSSGRDQASGRKVFTIRRGATANRVEGASWRDPSGPGHGALSGKHNHPVVQVSFKDALAFAAWAGKRLPSEEEWEAAARGTTNHPYPWGREWRDSLGNFSSSHLGGTCPVDHNGREGASPFGICDLLGNVYEWTSTIHNPAKGRSQPMYILKGGCWTSTGRITISQRLIEPNTWSNTIGFRCAV